One Dictyoglomus turgidum DSM 6724 DNA window includes the following coding sequences:
- the rbfA gene encoding 30S ribosome-binding factor RbfA, producing MRQRQERLSALIRQEVSEILLRRVKDPRISSFLVITGVKMSKDLRYAHIYVSVYGSEEEKKQTMKGLESAKGFIRSELGKDLRIRFVPEIFFELDDSLEKGDRILRKLKELGLEDEEYSE from the coding sequence ATGAGACAAAGGCAAGAAAGATTAAGTGCTCTAATACGACAAGAAGTAAGTGAGATTTTACTTAGAAGAGTAAAAGATCCAAGAATTTCTTCTTTTTTAGTTATAACAGGAGTAAAAATGAGCAAGGATTTGAGATATGCTCATATATACGTAAGTGTCTATGGGTCTGAAGAGGAAAAAAAACAAACCATGAAAGGTTTAGAAAGTGCAAAAGGTTTTATAAGGAGTGAGCTTGGAAAAGATTTAAGAATAAGATTTGTTCCTGAGATATTCTTTGAACTTGACGATTCTCTTGAAAAAGGTGATAGGATTTTGAGAAAACTAAAAGAATTAGGACTTGAAGATGAAGAATATTCGGAATAA
- the rimP gene encoding ribosome maturation factor RimP: protein MKDQIYMELLKKLKDIVEPICEKYSYELVDLEYRREPHGWVLRVYIDKVGGVTVEDCAYISEKISKELDIKDPIPHSYILEVSSPGLDRPLKRKRDFERHIGEKVNITLLEEIEGKKKVEGKIFKVDEKNVTLKVDDSLMVIPIEKIKKALLIVEF from the coding sequence ATGAAAGATCAAATATATATGGAGCTACTTAAAAAATTAAAAGATATTGTGGAGCCAATCTGTGAGAAGTACTCTTACGAACTTGTAGATCTTGAATATAGAAGGGAACCTCATGGTTGGGTTCTAAGGGTATATATTGATAAGGTTGGTGGAGTTACAGTGGAAGATTGTGCCTATATCAGTGAGAAAATAAGTAAAGAATTAGATATAAAAGATCCAATTCCTCATTCTTACATTCTTGAGGTCTCATCTCCTGGATTAGATAGACCATTAAAAAGAAAGAGAGATTTTGAAAGACATATTGGAGAAAAAGTAAATATTACACTATTAGAAGAAATTGAAGGTAAGAAGAAAGTAGAAGGGAAAATATTTAAGGTTGACGAAAAGAATGTTACCTTAAAAGTTGATGATTCTCTTATGGTTATTCCAATCGAAAAAATAAAGAAGGCTCTGCTTATTGTAGAATTTTAA
- the nusA gene encoding transcription termination factor NusA, whose amino-acid sequence MKLGEDFWVVLEQIITEKKLDKNVVLEALRKALLSAFKKAYGTSKGARVEINFNKQEINIYVVKKIVEKVNDNISEISLEEAKSLKPDAKIGDEIEIEIEPQEFGRIAVQVAKQVIMQSLKEAERKILYEKYKAKEGELVNGTVVRVEKGNVYVRFPDIEAILPVKEQIPGEEYWIGRRLRAYLLEVRKTTKDPLVILSRSHPGFLKRLFELEVPEIREGTVEIVSIAREPGMRSKVAVYSHLPEVDPIGACVGYKGVRIQNIINELNGEKIDIVLWSKDPAEFVARSLSPAKPLSVEIREDEHKAIVIVPPDQFSLAIGKDGQNVRLAVKLTSWRIDVRTPEQYAKEKEEKEKVVEKSE is encoded by the coding sequence ATGAAGTTAGGAGAAGATTTTTGGGTTGTATTAGAGCAAATAATTACAGAAAAAAAACTCGATAAAAATGTGGTTTTAGAAGCTTTAAGAAAGGCTTTGCTCTCTGCTTTTAAGAAGGCATATGGTACCAGTAAAGGAGCAAGGGTAGAGATTAATTTTAATAAACAAGAAATAAATATTTATGTGGTTAAAAAGATAGTTGAGAAGGTTAATGACAATATTTCAGAAATAAGCCTTGAAGAAGCTAAAAGTTTAAAGCCCGATGCTAAAATTGGAGATGAAATAGAAATAGAGATAGAACCACAAGAATTTGGTAGAATAGCGGTTCAAGTGGCAAAACAAGTTATAATGCAAAGCCTCAAAGAGGCTGAAAGAAAAATTCTTTATGAAAAATATAAAGCAAAAGAAGGAGAACTAGTTAATGGCACAGTGGTAAGAGTAGAAAAGGGAAATGTATATGTACGTTTTCCTGACATTGAGGCAATCCTTCCTGTAAAAGAGCAAATTCCAGGGGAAGAATACTGGATTGGAAGAAGACTTAGAGCATACCTTTTGGAAGTAAGAAAAACCACAAAAGATCCGTTAGTAATCCTTTCCAGAAGTCATCCTGGATTTCTAAAAAGACTCTTTGAATTAGAAGTTCCAGAAATTAGGGAGGGTACAGTAGAAATTGTAAGCATAGCTAGAGAGCCTGGAATGAGGTCTAAAGTTGCAGTTTATTCTCATCTTCCAGAAGTTGATCCAATTGGAGCATGCGTAGGGTATAAAGGGGTTAGAATTCAGAATATTATTAATGAGCTAAATGGAGAAAAGATAGATATTGTGCTATGGAGTAAAGATCCTGCAGAATTTGTTGCAAGAAGTCTTAGTCCTGCAAAACCCCTTTCCGTAGAGATAAGAGAAGACGAACATAAAGCTATTGTGATAGTTCCTCCCGATCAATTTTCTCTTGCTATAGGGAAAGATGGACAAAATGTAAGGTTAGCTGTTAAACTAACATCTTGGAGAATTGATGTAAGAACTCCAGAACAATATGCAAAAGAGAAGGAAGAAAAAGAAAAGGTGGTAGAGAAGAGTGAGTAA
- a CDS encoding phosphatidate cytidylyltransferase, producing the protein MLKRILTALWGIPLILWYIYLGDQVFFILVEIIACFGLYEFYNLLEKKGHKTLKLEGIIAGFLYLLFLYLETRWAMRIFLPLLILSILIYELIKKEHSIIEISLTFLGFFYIPLLLGYLIVLRNLPLGKQLTYLIILITWIGDSAAFFVGKFFGKHKLAPSISPNKTIEGSLAAIISSAIVALIFGGIYYERYFLPAILGVTLGIMGQLGDLVESMLKREIGTKDSSSLLPGHGGILDRFDSLMFIAPTTYYMLYILKLL; encoded by the coding sequence ATGCTTAAGAGAATATTAACAGCACTCTGGGGAATTCCTTTAATACTTTGGTATATTTATTTAGGGGATCAGGTATTTTTTATTTTGGTAGAAATTATAGCCTGTTTTGGGTTATACGAATTTTATAATCTTCTTGAAAAAAAGGGACATAAAACCTTAAAATTAGAAGGCATAATTGCTGGTTTTTTGTACCTTCTCTTTTTATACTTAGAAACTCGATGGGCAATGAGAATTTTTCTTCCATTGCTAATTCTTTCAATTTTAATTTACGAACTTATAAAAAAAGAACACTCTATAATAGAGATTTCACTAACCTTTTTAGGTTTTTTCTATATACCTCTCTTATTAGGGTATTTAATTGTCTTACGAAACTTACCCTTAGGGAAACAGCTTACTTATTTAATAATATTAATCACATGGATCGGTGATTCGGCTGCTTTTTTTGTTGGAAAATTTTTTGGAAAGCATAAACTTGCTCCTTCCATAAGTCCTAACAAGACCATAGAGGGTAGTTTAGCTGCGATTATTTCGTCGGCAATTGTGGCTTTGATTTTTGGAGGTATATATTATGAAAGATATTTCTTACCTGCTATTCTTGGGGTCACCCTTGGAATAATGGGACAACTTGGCGATCTTGTAGAGTCTATGTTGAAAAGGGAAATTGGTACTAAGGATTCTTCTTCTCTTTTACCAGGGCATGGGGGAATTTTGGACAGATTTGATAGTCTAATGTTTATAGCTCCAACAACTTATTATATGCTTTATATATTAAAGCTATTATGA
- the tsf gene encoding translation elongation factor Ts yields MEITIEMIKELRERTGAGVMEAKKALEEANGDMEKAVTILREKGVIKAAKKAGRVAKEGIIEAYIHTGDKLGVLVEINCETDFVARTDEFRKLAKDIALQIAGMNPQYVSKEDVPPEVIEKEKEIYRTQLRNEGKPEHVIEKIIEGKLEKFYEEVCLLEQPFVRNPEIKVKDLITEAISKLGENIVVRRFARFVVGEE; encoded by the coding sequence ATGGAAATTACTATTGAAATGATAAAAGAACTTAGAGAGAGAACAGGCGCAGGTGTTATGGAGGCTAAGAAAGCCTTAGAAGAAGCTAATGGAGATATGGAGAAGGCAGTTACAATTCTAAGAGAAAAGGGTGTTATAAAAGCTGCTAAAAAGGCAGGTCGTGTTGCAAAAGAAGGTATAATTGAGGCTTATATACATACGGGAGATAAATTAGGAGTTTTAGTAGAAATCAATTGTGAGACAGATTTTGTTGCAAGAACCGATGAATTTAGAAAACTTGCAAAAGATATTGCCTTACAAATTGCAGGGATGAATCCTCAATATGTGAGTAAGGAAGATGTACCCCCCGAGGTTATAGAAAAGGAAAAGGAAATATATAGAACTCAGCTGAGGAATGAAGGCAAACCTGAGCACGTAATAGAAAAAATAATTGAAGGAAAGTTAGAAAAGTTTTACGAAGAGGTTTGTCTATTAGAACAACCTTTTGTTAGAAACCCAGAAATAAAAGTTAAAGACTTAATAACGGAAGCCATATCTAAATTAGGAGAAAATATAGTAGTAAGAAGATTTGCTCGTTTTGTAGTAGGGGAAGAGTGA
- the rnpM gene encoding RNase P modulator RnpM yields MSKGKHIPLRTCIGCGEKKPKRELLRIVRGENNSIFYDPTGKASGRGAYICPKIECLELAIKKRAFSHALKCEISKEDLERIREELEREITKRGEMVV; encoded by the coding sequence GTGAGTAAAGGTAAACATATTCCTTTAAGAACGTGTATAGGATGTGGAGAAAAAAAGCCTAAAAGGGAACTCTTGAGGATAGTTCGTGGAGAAAATAATTCTATTTTTTATGATCCGACAGGAAAAGCTTCGGGTAGAGGAGCATATATATGTCCAAAGATAGAATGTCTTGAGCTTGCTATTAAAAAGAGAGCTTTTTCGCACGCATTAAAGTGCGAAATTTCTAAAGAAGATCTAGAAAGAATCAGAGAAGAATTAGAAAGAGAAATCACAAAACGGGGGGAGATGGTAGTATGA
- the rpsB gene encoding 30S ribosomal protein S2, producing MAHILMKQLLEAGVHFGHQTKRWCPKMKEYIFSERNGIHIIDLQKTLVKLEEAYEFAKEQAKEGKTFLFVGTKKQAQQTIEEEAKRCGAFYVNQRWLGGMLTNFTTIKSRIDYMIKLEELKNNGYFDKLPKKQANRLNRELEKLIKVFDGLRGIERIPDVLYIVDPKREEIAVKEANKLGIPIIAIVDTNCDPELITYPIPGNDDAIRSIKLITSKIADAILEGRDLREKEADLQLKDEDLQSEIS from the coding sequence ATGGCACATATTTTAATGAAACAACTCTTAGAGGCTGGTGTACACTTTGGGCATCAAACCAAGAGATGGTGCCCTAAAATGAAAGAGTATATTTTTTCGGAGAGAAATGGTATTCACATCATTGATTTACAAAAAACCTTAGTTAAGCTTGAAGAAGCTTATGAGTTTGCTAAGGAACAGGCAAAAGAAGGAAAGACTTTTCTCTTTGTAGGGACTAAAAAGCAAGCTCAACAAACTATTGAGGAAGAAGCTAAAAGATGTGGGGCTTTCTACGTTAATCAAAGATGGTTAGGAGGTATGTTAACAAACTTTACCACCATAAAATCCCGTATTGATTACATGATAAAACTTGAAGAACTAAAGAATAATGGTTACTTTGATAAACTGCCTAAAAAGCAGGCAAATAGGCTTAATAGAGAATTGGAAAAGTTAATAAAAGTATTCGATGGTTTAAGGGGTATAGAGAGAATCCCAGATGTTTTATACATAGTAGATCCTAAAAGAGAAGAGATTGCTGTAAAAGAGGCTAATAAACTTGGTATACCAATTATAGCTATTGTTGATACTAATTGTGATCCTGAGTTGATTACTTATCCAATTCCCGGAAACGACGATGCGATAAGATCAATTAAACTTATTACTTCCAAAATAGCTGATGCTATTTTAGAGGGAAGAGACTTAAGAGAAAAAGAAGCAGATTTACAGCTTAAAGATGAGGATCTCCAATCAGAGATATCATAA
- the frr gene encoding ribosome recycling factor has product MGKEHFKEIEEKMKKAVEVVKKEFQNIRTGKPSVGIFDEIKVSYYGNMMPLNQVATLKVAEGRTVLIQPWDKSIIGEIEKAILKSELGLTPQNDGQVIRVVFPPLTEERRKELVKIVHKEAETGRVAIRNIRRDYLEIFKKEKQEGKISEDEFYRLQEELQKITDKFIEEIEKLIEMKEKEIMEV; this is encoded by the coding sequence ATGGGTAAGGAACACTTTAAAGAGATAGAAGAAAAGATGAAAAAAGCTGTGGAGGTTGTTAAAAAAGAGTTTCAGAACATAAGAACAGGGAAACCGTCGGTTGGCATATTTGATGAGATAAAAGTTTCTTATTATGGAAATATGATGCCGTTAAATCAAGTAGCAACTTTAAAGGTTGCGGAAGGTAGAACAGTATTAATTCAACCATGGGACAAAAGTATTATTGGAGAAATTGAAAAAGCAATTCTTAAGTCCGAGTTAGGGTTAACTCCACAAAATGATGGTCAAGTTATTAGGGTGGTATTTCCACCTTTAACAGAAGAAAGAAGAAAAGAGCTTGTGAAAATAGTACATAAAGAAGCCGAAACAGGAAGGGTTGCTATAAGAAATATCCGTAGAGATTATTTAGAAATATTCAAGAAGGAAAAACAAGAAGGTAAAATTTCAGAAGATGAATTTTATAGACTTCAAGAGGAACTACAAAAAATCACTGATAAGTTTATAGAGGAAATAGAAAAGTTAATTGAAATGAAGGAAAAGGAAATTATGGAAGTATGA
- the pyrH gene encoding UMP kinase produces MEPKYKRILLKISGESFSGEQGFGLNPDCIRSIAEDIKEVHDLGVEIGVVVGGGNFFRGRESKILGIDRVTADYMGMLATTINALALQDMLEKMGVITRVQTGIEMRQIAEPFIRRRAIRHLEKGRVVIFAAGTGNPFFSTDTAAALRAAEIKAEVILKETKVDGVYNKDPLKYPDAEKFETIEPIEFLKLRLQALDATAVSLCMDNKIPIIVFNMSVRGNLKRVILGEKVGTYIGDVEIIPDKGGENG; encoded by the coding sequence ATGGAGCCGAAGTACAAACGTATTCTTTTAAAAATTAGTGGAGAGTCCTTTAGTGGAGAACAAGGCTTTGGTTTAAATCCAGATTGTATAAGGAGTATTGCTGAAGATATTAAAGAAGTTCACGATCTTGGAGTTGAAATAGGAGTTGTTGTTGGAGGGGGAAATTTTTTTAGGGGTAGAGAGAGTAAAATCTTGGGAATAGATAGGGTTACAGCAGATTACATGGGCATGCTTGCAACCACAATAAATGCTCTTGCTCTCCAAGATATGCTAGAAAAGATGGGAGTAATTACTAGAGTACAAACAGGGATTGAGATGAGGCAAATAGCAGAGCCTTTTATAAGGCGAAGAGCAATAAGACACTTAGAAAAAGGTAGAGTAGTTATATTTGCTGCAGGAACAGGAAATCCATTCTTCTCTACCGATACAGCAGCAGCTTTAAGAGCTGCAGAGATAAAAGCAGAAGTTATTTTAAAAGAAACAAAAGTTGATGGGGTTTATAATAAAGATCCACTAAAATATCCTGACGCCGAAAAGTTTGAGACTATTGAGCCTATCGAATTTTTAAAATTGAGGCTTCAAGCTCTCGATGCAACAGCGGTTTCTTTATGTATGGACAATAAAATACCTATTATTGTTTTTAATATGTCCGTTAGAGGAAACCTTAAAAGGGTCATTTTAGGAGAAAAAGTGGGAACTTATATTGGGGATGTGGAAATTATTCCGGATAAGGGGGGAGAAAATGGGTAA
- a CDS encoding DHH family phosphoesterase — translation MKNIRNKTLRVLKTVIEENQDFILFTHQNPDGDAIGSVLAFYYFLEELNKNPTIYMTGVVPYFYEFLLKKEVKIVKEIDRKYEVGIVFDSSDKNRITEEFDISEKVKVLINIDHHPTNSNFGNINIVNPKAASVTEIISDIIKKLGYEISINVAECILTGLITDTGSFKFSNTNYKSLKIASDLVKKGANISKISKEIYEKRKMASLKLMGIALLRLQLYRNIGWSFIEEEDMKVNGASQEDIEGIIDLLRTLKEADLVVLFYPYNKEKIKVSLRSKKDSIDVSRLALKFGGGGHKEAAGFQIDKTQMNSYDDFIKKIDSYINSDEWVYTHK, via the coding sequence ATGAAGAATATTCGGAATAAGACATTAAGGGTGTTAAAAACAGTAATTGAAGAGAATCAGGATTTTATTTTATTTACTCACCAAAATCCTGATGGAGATGCTATAGGATCAGTTCTTGCCTTTTACTACTTTTTAGAAGAATTGAATAAAAATCCGACAATTTATATGACGGGGGTTGTTCCCTATTTTTACGAGTTTTTATTAAAAAAAGAGGTAAAAATTGTGAAAGAGATAGATAGAAAATATGAGGTGGGAATAGTTTTTGACTCCAGTGACAAAAATAGAATTACTGAAGAATTTGATATATCAGAAAAGGTAAAAGTCCTTATAAACATAGACCATCATCCAACAAATAGTAATTTTGGAAATATAAATATTGTTAACCCTAAAGCAGCTTCAGTAACTGAAATAATCTCTGATATTATTAAAAAATTAGGATATGAAATTTCCATAAATGTTGCCGAATGTATCCTTACTGGATTAATAACAGATACTGGCAGTTTTAAATTTTCTAATACTAATTATAAGTCTTTAAAAATAGCAAGTGATCTCGTAAAAAAAGGGGCTAATATTTCAAAAATCTCAAAAGAAATTTATGAAAAAAGAAAGATGGCTTCATTAAAATTAATGGGAATTGCTCTGTTAAGACTGCAATTATACAGGAACATAGGATGGAGTTTTATTGAAGAAGAAGATATGAAGGTTAATGGTGCCTCTCAAGAGGATATAGAAGGCATAATTGACCTTCTAAGAACTTTAAAGGAAGCCGATTTAGTAGTTCTTTTTTATCCTTATAATAAAGAAAAAATAAAAGTTAGTCTAAGATCAAAGAAAGATAGCATAGATGTAAGTAGGTTAGCTCTCAAATTTGGTGGAGGAGGACATAAAGAAGCAGCAGGTTTCCAAATAGACAAAACTCAGATGAATTCCTACGACGATTTTATAAAAAAAATAGACTCATATATAAACTCCGATGAATGGGTTTATACTCATAAATAA
- a CDS encoding DUF503 domain-containing protein — MLIGVCRVIISIPDSFSLKEKRKVKRSIVDRVRAKFNVSIAEVDSQEIWNELVLGISMVSTESKHIYEVMSEIIKLIEEQKEAELIDYEIDIL; from the coding sequence ATGTTGATAGGTGTTTGTAGAGTCATCATATCCATACCCGATAGCTTCTCGCTTAAGGAAAAAAGAAAGGTCAAAAGAAGTATTGTGGATAGAGTTAGAGCAAAATTTAATGTTTCTATTGCAGAGGTAGATTCTCAAGAGATATGGAATGAATTAGTCCTTGGAATAAGTATGGTTTCTACAGAATCAAAACATATATATGAAGTAATGTCGGAGATAATAAAATTAATAGAGGAACAAAAAGAGGCTGAACTAATAGATTACGAAATTGACATCTTATGA
- the infB gene encoding translation initiation factor IF-2: MKKRIYELSKELGIDNKDLLKILADLGVNVKSALNVIDEEVEEIVKELVLGKTEITEEKAEKPETPPVEKEERKVQEETVEVIELPKEEKKEKVLKIQGSMRVKDLAEALSISPTELIMELLNMKILANVNQMLDPDIIKELAKKHDYKVEEVKPQVSLKKKILSPEEEARLKSRPPVVVVMGHVDHGKTTLLDAIRQTKVAEKEYGGITQHIGASMVEHNGRKIVFLDTPGHEAFTALRARGAQVTDIAVLVVAADDGVMPQTIEAINHAKAANVPIIVAINKIDKPEANPERVKQQLSEYGLIPEEWGGDTIMVPISAKRKQGIDQLLEMILLLSDILELKADPDKPAKGAIIETKMDKGRGPVATVIIQEGTLRLRDVFVAGNVMGRVRTMFDDKGRPLKEALPSWPVEVSGFDELPQAGDILEVVENEEVAKAILEERKQKKETSNIEVWGLGEKILPIIVKADTQGSLEAILQTIDKMHTEDITIKVIHSGVGGITESDVMLASASKGIIIGFNVRPDSKAQQAIAKEKVIAKTYRIIYEIIEDLQNYIKGLKEPQIKEVIIGKGEVKATFNVPKVGTVAGVYVREGKIQRNAKVRLIRDGKIIYDGRIASLKRFKDDVNEVLTNFECGVGLENFGDIKPGDILEVYVLQQTQ, encoded by the coding sequence ATGAAAAAGAGAATATATGAATTAAGCAAAGAATTAGGAATTGATAATAAGGACTTATTGAAGATATTAGCAGATTTAGGAGTCAATGTGAAGTCAGCATTAAATGTTATTGATGAAGAGGTGGAAGAAATTGTAAAAGAACTTGTTTTAGGAAAAACCGAAATTACAGAGGAAAAAGCCGAGAAACCAGAAACTCCCCCCGTGGAAAAGGAAGAAAGAAAAGTTCAAGAAGAAACTGTAGAAGTTATAGAACTACCAAAAGAGGAGAAGAAGGAAAAAGTTCTAAAAATACAAGGTAGTATGAGGGTAAAAGACTTAGCAGAAGCTCTTTCTATATCTCCTACGGAGCTTATAATGGAACTTTTAAATATGAAAATTTTGGCCAATGTAAATCAAATGCTCGACCCAGATATCATAAAAGAATTAGCAAAGAAGCATGATTATAAAGTTGAGGAAGTAAAACCACAAGTAAGTTTAAAGAAGAAAATCCTTTCTCCCGAAGAAGAAGCAAGATTAAAATCACGTCCTCCTGTGGTAGTAGTAATGGGACACGTAGACCATGGTAAAACTACACTGCTTGATGCAATAAGACAAACAAAAGTAGCAGAAAAAGAGTATGGAGGAATAACGCAGCATATAGGTGCATCAATGGTAGAACATAATGGAAGAAAAATAGTCTTCCTTGATACACCAGGACATGAAGCTTTTACTGCTTTAAGAGCTCGTGGAGCTCAAGTTACAGATATAGCAGTTCTTGTAGTTGCTGCTGATGATGGGGTTATGCCTCAAACAATTGAAGCTATTAATCATGCTAAAGCGGCAAATGTACCTATAATTGTTGCTATAAATAAGATAGATAAGCCAGAGGCAAATCCTGAAAGAGTAAAGCAGCAATTATCAGAATACGGACTAATACCTGAAGAATGGGGTGGAGATACTATAATGGTTCCCATTTCTGCTAAGAGAAAGCAAGGAATAGACCAGCTTTTAGAGATGATATTACTACTTTCAGATATATTAGAGCTAAAAGCAGATCCAGATAAACCTGCAAAAGGAGCAATAATAGAAACGAAAATGGATAAAGGTAGAGGTCCTGTTGCTACAGTGATAATTCAAGAAGGAACTCTCCGATTGAGGGATGTATTTGTAGCTGGAAATGTAATGGGAAGAGTAAGAACTATGTTTGATGATAAAGGTAGACCACTAAAAGAAGCTCTTCCTTCCTGGCCAGTAGAAGTCTCAGGTTTTGATGAATTGCCCCAAGCAGGTGATATATTAGAAGTTGTAGAAAATGAAGAAGTTGCAAAGGCAATTCTTGAGGAGAGAAAACAAAAGAAAGAAACTTCCAATATTGAAGTTTGGGGACTTGGAGAGAAAATTTTGCCTATTATTGTTAAAGCGGATACTCAAGGTTCTTTAGAGGCAATATTGCAAACTATTGATAAGATGCATACAGAGGATATTACCATAAAGGTGATACATTCAGGCGTCGGCGGAATAACAGAAAGTGATGTAATGCTTGCTTCAGCCTCAAAAGGGATAATAATAGGTTTCAATGTTAGACCTGACTCAAAAGCTCAACAGGCAATAGCTAAAGAGAAAGTCATAGCTAAAACCTATAGAATAATTTATGAGATAATTGAAGATCTCCAGAATTATATTAAAGGTCTTAAAGAACCCCAAATTAAAGAAGTAATAATTGGAAAAGGCGAAGTCAAAGCAACCTTTAATGTACCAAAAGTAGGAACCGTAGCAGGAGTTTATGTAAGAGAAGGTAAAATCCAGAGAAATGCTAAGGTTAGGTTGATAAGAGATGGAAAAATAATATATGATGGAAGAATTGCTTCGCTTAAGAGATTTAAAGATGATGTGAATGAGGTATTAACTAACTTTGAATGTGGGGTTGGGTTAGAAAACTTTGGTGATATTAAACCTGGAGATATATTAGAAGTTTATGTTCTACAACAAACTCAATAG
- a CDS encoding isoprenyl transferase, which translates to MKEIEVPKEKLPKHIAFIMDGNGRWAKERNLPRLIGHREGALVVEKISEIAFNWGINYLTFFAFSTENWRRPREEVEGLMQLLDESIDKFKDKLVKNKIRLKVIGNLDELPTYLQRRINYVVEETKNGKDKVLTVALNYGGRWDILEAVKKIALQVKENNLKIEDVNENLFSSFLSTYDLPEPDLLIRTSGEYRISNFLLWQIAYTELWFTPKYWPDFNEEDLRMACLDFAKRKRRFGGLENNA; encoded by the coding sequence ATGAAAGAGATAGAAGTTCCAAAAGAGAAATTACCTAAACACATAGCTTTCATAATGGATGGAAACGGTAGATGGGCAAAAGAAAGAAACCTTCCAAGATTAATAGGACATCGAGAGGGGGCTTTAGTGGTCGAGAAAATTTCTGAAATAGCTTTTAATTGGGGGATTAATTATTTGACTTTTTTTGCCTTTTCTACGGAGAACTGGAGGAGACCAAGAGAAGAAGTTGAAGGGTTAATGCAACTTCTTGATGAAAGTATAGATAAATTCAAGGATAAGCTTGTGAAAAATAAAATAAGGTTAAAAGTAATAGGAAATTTGGATGAACTACCAACTTATCTCCAAAGAAGAATCAATTATGTGGTTGAGGAAACAAAGAATGGTAAAGATAAAGTTTTAACTGTTGCTCTTAATTACGGTGGAAGATGGGATATTTTAGAAGCAGTAAAAAAGATTGCATTACAGGTAAAGGAGAATAATTTAAAAATTGAGGATGTAAATGAAAACTTATTTTCATCTTTTTTATCTACTTATGATTTACCAGAACCAGATCTTTTAATAAGAACCAGTGGAGAGTATAGGATAAGTAATTTCCTTCTTTGGCAAATAGCTTATACCGAATTGTGGTTCACCCCCAAGTATTGGCCTGATTTTAATGAAGAAGATTTAAGAATGGCTTGTTTGGATTTTGCTAAAAGAAAAAGAAGATTTGGTGGATTAGAAAATAATGCTTAA